AATTCCTATATTTCGGAATGTGATCTCTGCCGATCGCGATCGCAATGTTGCTTATCTCAATCTTGGCGATTCTCTATGGGCACAGAGCGAAATAGAACAGGCAAAACAAATCTACCGAAGTTATCAGCAATTAATGATCAAAGCACAGATGCAAAGTAGTATTCCCCTCAGAGTTAAAGAGCGCTTAGGTTATACCAATTGATAGATTGCCCACATTCCGCTCGTAATGGAAGTGTAAACCAATACGCGAAAGCTAGCGAAATATTTTTTGGTCTGAAATCAGCTATTTTCTAGTTCTTCCATCAAGCCCCCGATCGCATTTAAAGCATTTTTTAAATGAGTAGCGATCGCTAAGGCAATCTCTTCGGGTTCGGTCATTTCATCTTCAGGATCGTCGCTGGTGTCGCGTAACCATGCAATATCAAGGTTGTCATTGCGATCGCTGATTTGTTCACGGGTAAAGCAACGGAATCTTCCTTCTTCACCTTGGTCAATGCGTGGGGATTTGCCATAAGGGTCGTCACCAAAGGCGGCTTCAAATTCGGCAAAATCAGCGAGGGTTAGTTGTCGGGTTTTGCCGAAGGTGTTGGTATTGGCTCGCATATCGTATACCCAGACTGCTTTGGTGTTGCCGCGATCGCTTTTGCCGCGTGTAAAAAATAGCACGTTGGTTTTCACGCCTTGGGCATAAAAAATGCCTGTGGGTAGGCGCAAAATTGTATGGAGATCGCAGATGTTCATTAATTCCTGTCTTAACCTTCTGCCTGTGTTGTCTTCAAACAGAACGTTGTCGGGAAGAACTATGGCGGCTCTGCCATTGGTTTTGAGGGCGCGATAGATATGTTCAACAAAGGCGAGTTGTTTATTGGATGTTTCGGCGGTAATGGAAAAGTCTGCTCGGGTGGGGCGACCGCCACCTTTTTTTGTTCCGAAAGGAGGATTGGTAAGGATGACATCGGCTTTGCCCAATGCTTCACCATCGGGGGAGAGACTATCGCCATTATTAACGCCGCTTTCGATGCCATGCAATAGCAAATTCATCAAACAGAGTCGGTGTGTATCTGGTACTAGTTCTAAACCTCGGTAAGCTTCATGGCGTTGGAAAAATGCTTTTGTTGGAGTTAATGTGAATAAATTATCTGTATGTTTCTTGATGTAATGATCGGCTGCAACTAAGAATCCGCCTGTACCTGCGGCGGGATCTTGAATGACTTCACCTGCTTGGGGTTTAACGATTCTAACGATGCAATGAATCAAAGAACGCGGTGTAAAGTATTGTCCTGCTCCAGATTTTTTGTCAGCAGCATTTTTTTCTAACAAACCTTCATAGAGATCGCCAAATTTATCAGCATCTTCTTGATGAGATTCATCTTTTTGATTATCTTTATTCCCTTCATCTATCTCTTCTCTTACCGTAAACCAGTCTAATTTGTCGATCGCATCGGTGAGAGCCTTGAGGTTGGTAGGTTTTCTAAGTTTAGTCTGAATATCGCTAAAAATTGATAAAACTACTGGATCTGATACTATCTCTTCATTGCCAAGATCCAAAAAAAGCTGACGATAAAACTTTAATTGCTCCAACCCGTCGCGCTGATCTAACTCATTCCAACGATATTCTTTAGGTAGCCGATGCTCTTGACCTGTCTCTGCTAACATTTTTAAAAACAATAAAAATGTTAATTCTGTAACGTATTCGTTGTAGGTGACCCCATCATCTCGCAGAATGTTACAGAGATTCCAAAGCTTAGCAACAATATTGTCGGTAACTTTTTGATTGTTCTTGTTGCTTGTCAAGCTGGTTTTTGCCATATCTCTTCGTTTAGATCTCCCAAAATAGTTTCTAATTGTCCATCAAAAATGTGATTTAGTCGCTTAAATCCACCACTAGATTGAAATGGTTCAAGATCGCAGGTTTCACGATCAACCACAATCTCTTTTGTTATTTGTTCACCAATGCGTTGCAACCATTTACGCTGTGGCTCAGTCCAAGCTTTCTTTGCTAAGATCCGCCTGAGCGCACTTTTAACGCGATCTTCATACGGAATGAGAGGATCGCCTAGAGCTGCCTGACGGATAAAGCCGATGATTGAAGCAGCTATGTCTTCATTTTTAGTATCTCGCCATGCTTGTTGCAAATATGTTTCGGAGTAGCCCATCTTATCAATTTCTAGGCGCAATTCTCGCAATTGCGTGCAGGTTAGCTCACGGGGACGCTGTAAAACTACGGTTAGCGCGGCAATTTGATTGGAGTTGTTGCGAATATAGCTCATAAAACCATCTAAATAGTCTTCGGGCTTTTTGCCCTTGCCATAGCCTCTCGTTACGGAGATCACTTCGTCATGATGCTCTGAGATGGGAATCCAAGTTCCTTCGTATTCAGGATTCCAGTCCCATTGTTTGCCAAGTTGCGGTTTTTCTTTTGCCCATGCCACCATTGCCTCTAAAGAACTGGTGCGAAGCTTGTAAAAACTGGTTTCTGGAGTTTCGCCTATGTTTGCTTCATAGTGTTCTTTTGATCGATCGCTCATTTTTGAAAGTCTTTGACGCAATTTTACAATCAGTTGATCGCGGATTACTTGTTGATGTTGAGGATCTGCAACTTGAGTTAATTCATCAAATAACTGCGTTAAAGATATTTTTGGATCTACAACTACAGGTTTCATGTCGCTGACTTCTTGCATTTTTTCATATATACCAACAGCGTCAAAAATTTTAAATGTCACTTTGCCAATCTCATCACAGCGCCTCGTGGCTCTGCCGAGCATCTGCTCATAGAGAATGCGGCTATTTACACGCCTCACAAATACAAGGTTACAAATTTTGGGAACATCAATACCTGTGGTGAGTAAGTCAACAGTGACAGCGATTTTTGGGAAGGAATCGTTGCGGAAAGAGCGGATTAAAGTGCTGATGCGCTCGGCTAATTCGGGAGCGCCTGTAATTTTTTGAATTGCATCGTTTTCTAGTTCTTCATAGCGTTGCTGCATAGCACTTTTGAGTTCTTTGACGATAAGATCAGCATGGCTATCGTTGGCAGCAAAAATCAGCGTTTTTTCATCTAGTAGTGGATCGATACGGACGGCTAATTCTTGGGCGATCGCCCGATTAAACGGCTCAGTGAGCACCTGTTTATTAAACTTCTCGACATCAAAATTAAGCTCGTCAGGAGTATTGCTAAGTTTAATTTCACCTGTAAGAGTGTTGTATCTGCTCAACTGTTCGTTTTCTTTAAATTTAATACCTGACTTATTCCGTATTGTGCCGATTTGGATTGGTGGTTCGTGGTCGATTAACCTGCCATCGATGACGGCTTCGCGGTAGCCATAGGTGTAAATTGGTTCACCGAAGATTTGTTTTGTATGCAGTGCAGGTGTGGCGGTTAAGCCGATCTTGACGGCATCGAAATGTTCTAAGACGCGGCGATATTTGGAGATGTAATCTTCTTGATTGCGGAAGCTTAATTCACTATCAGACATTTCGCGATCGAGCAGATAGCCTCGATGACATTCATCAATGAGAATCAAATCGTATTGGTCAATCGGTGGAATATCGCCATTTTCTTTGGCACAGAGGATGCGCTTAACGAGTCCTTGAATCGTGCAGATATGGACTTTAGTTTCTGATTCAGGATCGATGTCTTTTAAGCCCTTCAAGCCAAAAATATCGGTGAAGGTTTTGGTAGTGACGACTTTGGTGGATGTGAATTCATCGGCGGTTTGGTTGCCGAGGGCGCTGCGATCGACGACAAAACAGACACGGCGAAAGCGTTTGGTGGATAGTAAACGGTATAACAAAGCGATCGCTAGTTTTGTTTTGCCTGTGCCTGTTGCCATTGCCACCAGCATCGATCGCTGATCTTTTTCGAGATATTCTTCGATCTTCTCAATGGCGGCGCGTTGATGCGGATAGAGATCGAATCCAAAGTTAAAACCAGTATTTTTTAACTTCTCATGGGCAACTTCCCGATCCATTGTTAACAATGCTTCTAAACCATCGGGAGTGTAGAAGTCGATCAGCGCTCGACTGTGATTGGTGGATTTGCGAGTATCACGGAACCAGATTCCGCTTTCGGTTTCCAATTGTTTGAGATAGCCGCGTCCGTTGGTGGAGAAGACAAAGGGAACTTCTGTGCTATACCCCTTCGCATACCGTTCTGCTTGCCCGATCGCATCCATTACATTTTTACGCCGCCGTTTGGCTTCGATCATGGCGACACATTGCAACCCGATAAATAGGGCATAGTCGGCAATACCATCGTTAGTGGGATATTCAGAAATTGCCATGTTTTTGCCTTTGGTGGGGCGAAAGCCTTGGCTGTAGCGTAGGTTTTGGCTGTCCACTTCCCAACCGCGATCGCGTAATTGTTGATCGATTAGCGCTCTGGTTTGGGCTTCATTGAGATCTATAGTTTTGGATGCAGCTTCACCACGTTCAATGATTGCCGCAGTTTGTTTGGTGGTGGGGTGTTGATTGGCAATTTGGGTATCGGTGATTATTTTTTCTAATGCTTCTATTTTTGCCTTTAGTTCGGCGTTTTGCTGGGCTGTGGTGTCGGTGGGTGGGATAAATGCTTTGCTCTTGAAGTTGCGATCGCTAAAGGTGCGATGAAACCATATTCCTAATTGGTGGGATGTTTGTAAGAGGGTTAGAGCGTCGGTGCTGTTGGTATCGCCTCTGTTGTGGGCGGCTTTATTGCCTGCTTTTCTAATCAAATGGAAGAGGTCGGCAACTTCGTTAGAGATGACGTTTTCTAATTTTAATCTGCGTAATAGTTCAACTTGGGCTTCTTCTGAGGATTGGTACAGCCCCGTGTTGGCGGCAATCAGTTTAGCGAGGCGTTCAGCATATTGGCGCAGTTTGAAGATGCAGGTGTTACTATCGATATGAAAAAACTGCTCAGCTAGGGCGGCGAGTTGGATGATTTGGGGGTCATGCTGGCGCAAAAATTCAAAGTTAGCTGATTGTATTTCCATTCTTTTTAAATTGGTAAACTTCTCAATCTGTAGCGCTATATAAAAGGCTTGCCTTAATATCTTCAGGTTCAAGATCAGGATATTCGTCAAGAATTTCCATTGTTGTTAAGCCATTAGCAATCAGGCTTAGTACAAGGGAAACTGTAATTCTCATTCCCCTAAGACAAGCTCTACCTCCCATAATCTGTGGATTGAAGGTGATTCTATCAAATGTTCTTGGCATATTTTGCATATATTTATTATTGCCTAAACTATGAATATACTCACAATTTTTACAGTATTAAATCTGAATTATAGCGCTTTTTACGTTGCTTAGTTTTGGAACTGTTGCATGAGCCATGCCGTGACGGTGGATTGATTTTCTTGGCGGCTGCGTTGGAGTGATTGTTCTAATATTTCGAGCTTTAGTCCAGATAGAACTATGGATTGCCGAATATGATGGCTGCTGCCATCTGGGGCGATCGCAAAGGCATAGATTCTCATGGTTTGGACATTGACGATCCAATATTCTTTGATGCCTAGTTCTTCGTATTGGAGGCGTTTTGTACCGAGGTCATCGTTAAAGGTGGTGTCAGATATTTCGATAACAAGATCGGGTAAGGGATATTGATCGAGGTCGATGATGCGGGTTCCCCATGCGATCGCATCGGCATTGTCACCAATGTAATAGGAGGCATCGGGCTGAAACTCAGTTTTTCCGATTTGGCGGTATGAGCAGCCATCTTTAGCAGTCATGGGTATTTGCTTTGTGGCGGCATAGAAGGAGAGAGCAAATAGAATTAATGCGTGATCGTTGGCGTGATCGGAACCTGTGGACATATCCTCAAATCTCATCTGGCGGTTGTAGTAGTAGCTTTTGCGTTTGGCGCTATCTGGTGCATCAGCGATCGCTACAAATTCTGTCCAAGGGGCGCTGATCCATATGTCGAGTTGGGTTGTTGATGGTTTGAGTAATGTGTTCATGGGAATAGTTTTATAGGAAAACCAACTAAATTAATTGATTGTACCGAACTGTTGTGGGTCGTCATCAGGAGGATGAAGTTTGGCTGTTCTCCATAGCTCTCTGGAATTTTGAATGAATGGTTCTTCTCGACGCTCATCGTTCAAATCAAGACGATTACAGGTTGCTCGACCTGTGGGAGTTGTACCCAATATTTTTAAGCTATCGGTTGACCAGACAAAATGATTTGCCCACTGTTCTTGGCGCGGATTAAACAATCTCGCTTCAGTTTCTGTTTTGGGATCGATTCCAGTAATAAAGTTATAACGTCTCTCATTGCAACGACGGCACGCTAGCGCAAGGTTGTTTGGTTCGTCATCGCCACCAAGGGATTTAGGCTGAATATGATCTACGGAAAGAGGGGCAGAACTAAGCAGTTCTGGGTAATGGCAATATTCACATCGAAATTTTGCTCGTTGTCGTATAAATTCATAGATGGGTTTAGGAATGGACATTGGCGGCGATCGCTGCATTAATGTAACTAAAAATTTCATCAAGTTCGCCGATCGCTTCTAACTCAAGGTTTTCTTGGTTAGTTAGGGTGTCTGCTTTTTTGCGATCTAGTAATGTCTGTAGGCGATCGCCTAATTCGTCGGTAAATTTGAATAGGGTAAGGTTGCCGATTTTGCGATATTGTAACCCTTTGGGGATTAGGGTTGATGGTTTGAGTAATGTGTTCATGGTAGTAGTTTAAAACTTGAACTTTAACCAAAGATTTTATGATTATAGCTCGAAAATTAGGGTTGCAATACACGATATCGTTGTAGGGGCATGGCATTCCCGCGACAATCTTTAATTCCTTCGATCCTCTCCATTTGGGAATGCTATGCCCAAGCTTCGCAATTTTACCCAAAATCCCAAACCGCTGGAATAATTTGTCGGTTATAAGCAAAGAGGGTTCAGCATTTGCGAATTTAGTTTTTCTGTGGTGTGTTTGGAAATTGTGACGCAAATGCTAAACCCCTACCGTGCAAACCTATTTCTTAGTTTTAATTTTTCCTTTTGACCTTTGACTTTTTACTTGTTCTAACAGAACTGATGCTGGCTCACCGTCAGGGTCTTGCGGCACAAGTTCACCCCGAAATGCTTTTGCTAATGTCGCCTGTTCCAATCTATCGCAAAGTTTCGCCGCTTTTTGATATTCCTGCTCCACCATGTCGATCTTCTCAAACATCTTCTCAACCCGCCGAACAATTTCTTTTTGTTCTTCAAGTGGCGGAACATTAACTCTCACGGCTTTAACATCAGTCTGATTGATACTAGATTGATTAACTGCGTGCTTAACATTTTTACGGAGTTGTTGTAAACCTATCGGAGAGCAAAGAAAATGTACGCAGTATTCTGGCAATATTTGAGCTGTATTGACTTTAAATCTCATAATATTACTTTCAAAAACACAAGGTTCAGGTAAATATCGAACTATTGCCGACTTACCAACATATTCTGGACTGTTGACCCTATTGATTACCAAATCATTAACTTCTAACGCATAATCAGTTCTCTCTTGTTCGTTAATTTCTAATCTCTTCAATGATTCCCATGACGTAACTTCACCATTATAGAAACCATCAATCCTTAATATACGTGTTCCACTTCCATATGAAGATCGAGGTTTATACAAGCCATTTTTAGGGCTATCAATGATTAAATCACCTAGATCAGTAGTTTTCCAGTTTTTGATTTGTAAATGTTGAAGTTGATTAGTCTCTCTCCAATCTGCTGTTAAATCGCCGCTAAAAGCAGCAACTAAAACAGCTTGTTTGTAACGCACAATTAGTTTTGGGATGTGGCTTAGCTCATTACGCGCTGTGCGGTTGCGATCGCCTATCCGATCCAACTTATCCACAATCCGCCGTTGTTCATTAAGTGGCGGAAGAAGAATTGGAAGTGATTTTAGTGTAGTTAAGTTCAGAATATCCATAGTCCCACCATGAGACAATTTTGAAAAATAGTCCCGTACGCTAGGAGATTCCAGATAAGCTTTTATAAATTCAGCTAAAGTCAAACTTTTATGTAAACTAAGTTTGACAAGACGTGGATTAATAATACCTTCACTAATTCCTTCTGGAAGAATTAAAACCTTACCAATAGTACCTACAAGGCTTATTAG
The Pseudanabaena sp. BC1403 genome window above contains:
- a CDS encoding N-6 DNA methylase; protein product: MAKTSLTSNKNNQKVTDNIVAKLWNLCNILRDDGVTYNEYVTELTFLLFLKMLAETGQEHRLPKEYRWNELDQRDGLEQLKFYRQLFLDLGNEEIVSDPVVLSIFSDIQTKLRKPTNLKALTDAIDKLDWFTVREEIDEGNKDNQKDESHQEDADKFGDLYEGLLEKNAADKKSGAGQYFTPRSLIHCIVRIVKPQAGEVIQDPAAGTGGFLVAADHYIKKHTDNLFTLTPTKAFFQRHEAYRGLELVPDTHRLCLMNLLLHGIESGVNNGDSLSPDGEALGKADVILTNPPFGTKKGGGRPTRADFSITAETSNKQLAFVEHIYRALKTNGRAAIVLPDNVLFEDNTGRRLRQELMNICDLHTILRLPTGIFYAQGVKTNVLFFTRGKSDRGNTKAVWVYDMRANTNTFGKTRQLTLADFAEFEAAFGDDPYGKSPRIDQGEEGRFRCFTREQISDRNDNLDIAWLRDTSDDPEDEMTEPEEIALAIATHLKNALNAIGGLMEELENS
- the hsdR gene encoding type I restriction-modification system endonuclease, whose protein sequence is MEIQSANFEFLRQHDPQIIQLAALAEQFFHIDSNTCIFKLRQYAERLAKLIAANTGLYQSSEEAQVELLRRLKLENVISNEVADLFHLIRKAGNKAAHNRGDTNSTDALTLLQTSHQLGIWFHRTFSDRNFKSKAFIPPTDTTAQQNAELKAKIEALEKIITDTQIANQHPTTKQTAAIIERGEAASKTIDLNEAQTRALIDQQLRDRGWEVDSQNLRYSQGFRPTKGKNMAISEYPTNDGIADYALFIGLQCVAMIEAKRRRKNVMDAIGQAERYAKGYSTEVPFVFSTNGRGYLKQLETESGIWFRDTRKSTNHSRALIDFYTPDGLEALLTMDREVAHEKLKNTGFNFGFDLYPHQRAAIEKIEEYLEKDQRSMLVAMATGTGKTKLAIALLYRLLSTKRFRRVCFVVDRSALGNQTADEFTSTKVVTTKTFTDIFGLKGLKDIDPESETKVHICTIQGLVKRILCAKENGDIPPIDQYDLILIDECHRGYLLDREMSDSELSFRNQEDYISKYRRVLEHFDAVKIGLTATPALHTKQIFGEPIYTYGYREAVIDGRLIDHEPPIQIGTIRNKSGIKFKENEQLSRYNTLTGEIKLSNTPDELNFDVEKFNKQVLTEPFNRAIAQELAVRIDPLLDEKTLIFAANDSHADLIVKELKSAMQQRYEELENDAIQKITGAPELAERISTLIRSFRNDSFPKIAVTVDLLTTGIDVPKICNLVFVRRVNSRILYEQMLGRATRRCDEIGKVTFKIFDAVGIYEKMQEVSDMKPVVVDPKISLTQLFDELTQVADPQHQQVIRDQLIVKLRQRLSKMSDRSKEHYEANIGETPETSFYKLRTSSLEAMVAWAKEKPQLGKQWDWNPEYEGTWIPISEHHDEVISVTRGYGKGKKPEDYLDGFMSYIRNNSNQIAALTVVLQRPRELTCTQLRELRLEIDKMGYSETYLQQAWRDTKNEDIAASIIGFIRQAALGDPLIPYEDRVKSALRRILAKKAWTEPQRKWLQRIGEQITKEIVVDRETCDLEPFQSSGGFKRLNHIFDGQLETILGDLNEEIWQKPA
- a CDS encoding DUF433 domain-containing protein: MPRTFDRITFNPQIMGGRACLRGMRITVSLVLSLIANGLTTMEILDEYPDLEPEDIKASLLYSATD
- a CDS encoding Uma2 family endonuclease, with translation MNTLLKPSTTQLDIWISAPWTEFVAIADAPDSAKRKSYYYNRQMRFEDMSTGSDHANDHALILFALSFYAATKQIPMTAKDGCSYRQIGKTEFQPDASYYIGDNADAIAWGTRIIDLDQYPLPDLVIEISDTTFNDDLGTKRLQYEELGIKEYWIVNVQTMRIYAFAIAPDGSSHHIRQSIVLSGLKLEILEQSLQRSRQENQSTVTAWLMQQFQN
- a CDS encoding HNH endonuclease signature motif containing protein; the encoded protein is MSIPKPIYEFIRQRAKFRCEYCHYPELLSSAPLSVDHIQPKSLGGDDEPNNLALACRRCNERRYNFITGIDPKTETEARLFNPRQEQWANHFVWSTDSLKILGTTPTGRATCNRLDLNDERREEPFIQNSRELWRTAKLHPPDDDPQQFGTIN
- a CDS encoding restriction endonuclease subunit S, yielding MSDDLPMGWVCTNFVEIAENTPNALKAGPFGSALKKSFYVPSGYKIYGQEQVIKEDPFYGDYYIDEEKYNSLRSCSVKPKDILISLVGTIGKVLILPEGISEGIINPRLVKLSLHKSLTLAEFIKAYLESPSVRDYFSKLSHGGTMDILNLTTLKSLPILLPPLNEQRRIVDKLDRIGDRNRTARNELSHIPKLIVRYKQAVLVAAFSGDLTADWRETNQLQHLQIKNWKTTDLGDLIIDSPKNGLYKPRSSYGSGTRILRIDGFYNGEVTSWESLKRLEINEQERTDYALEVNDLVINRVNSPEYVGKSAIVRYLPEPCVFESNIMRFKVNTAQILPEYCVHFLCSPIGLQQLRKNVKHAVNQSSINQTDVKAVRVNVPPLEEQKEIVRRVEKMFEKIDMVEQEYQKAAKLCDRLEQATLAKAFRGELVPQDPDGEPASVLLEQVKSQRSKGKIKTKK